GCGGTCGAGCAACGGGGCGACGTCGGCCAACGTGGGCGCCTCTGTCGCCGAGGCCCGGGCCAGTGCCACGAGGCGCTCTCGCCGCTCGGCGATGGTGGTCTCCAGCTCGTCGACGCGCTGGGCGACCCGTCGCCGCAGTGCCGGGGTGACGTCGTCGGCTTCGAGGTTCACGAGCTGGCGGCCAATCCGGCGTTCGAGGTCGGCGATCTCGGCTTCGATCTCCCTGGCGCGCTCTTTCGCCGGGGTGGTCCGTTCAGGCTCGGCGGCGGCGTCGAGGGCGTGCCGCCAGTAGTCGGTGCGCTCGGGGCCGAACAGCGCGGTGGCGAGGAACGGGAGCAGCGCGTCGTTGAGCCGCTGCTCGTTCAGGTACACGTGGGGCGGGTGGCCGGCCGGGATGTCCTTCGAGCGCTGGTGGGAGGGCTGGCAGGAGTAGTACGTCGTGTTGCGGCGGTGGTTGCCCCACATGCGCAGCCCGCAGATCCCGCAGCGGAGCAGGCCGCGGTAGAGGTAGTTGGTCTTCGCGGTCGCTCGTGCCGTCGTGGCGGGGACTCCCTGACGGGAGCGTTCGTTGGCCCGGGCGCGTGCATGGACCGCCTCGTGCTCCTCGCGGCTGACGATGGCGGGATGTGCGGGCTCTTCGGACCAGATCCACGCCTCGGGCGGGTTGGTCCGGTTGTGGCCCTTCTTCCTCGCCCGGCGGTTCCACACCTGGTAGCCGGTGTACTTCGGGTTGCGCAGCACCTCCCAGACGCTGGAGCGGCTCCACGCACCGCGGGCCGTCGTCGGGTCGACCGGCACCGGCGGCGGGTAGCGGTCGGGGTCGGCGTTGAGGCGGTCGCGGATCTGGAGGAGCCCCATCCCGCCGCCCAGGTACCAGTCGTAGATGGCGCGCACCACCGGAGCACGCACGGGGTCGAGCTCCAAGGTGCGCTTGTTGATCCCGCGGCTCGCCTTGTGCGGGTTCGGGTGGTCGTGGGTGACGAAGCGATAGCCGTAGAGGGCTACGCCACCGGTGTGCCAGCCCTGGCGGGTCGAGGTCTCCTGACCCTGCCGGGACTTCACCATCAGCTCGTGGTGGTAGCCCCGCGCGATGCCGATGTTCACGTGGCGGAGCACGATGGTCCCGAAGGACTCCTCCAGCGGCTCGTCCGCCGCGCACAGCCGCACGCCGGCCTGGCGCAGCTCGTCTTCGACCCGGAAGGCGACCGAGGAGTTGCGGCTGAGGCGGCTGATGGATTCCACGATCACGCGGTCGAAGCGGCCCGGCCGGCGGCCCGCGTCGGCGAGCAGCTCCTTCAGCCCGCCGTCTCTCGGAATGGCGATGTCGAAGCCCGCGAGGCCGCCAGAGCCGCGGGCCGCGTAGGAGCGCGTGCCGGACTCGATGTCGTAGTAGTGGGCGACGATCCGCCCGCCGGCCTCGTCCACCTGTCGCTCGGCGTTTTGGAGCTGGCGGGGGAAGCTGAGCGTCGGGTCCTGTTCGTCTTCGGTCGAGACCCGCCCGTACCAGGCGTAGCGGGGACTTTCACCGGCGGGCGTGGTCATGGCGAGACCTCCTCGCCCTGTCCTACCTCCACGTCGCCGAGGGAAGCGAGCAGGTCCGCGAGCGCCCGGCCCTGAGCCGCGGCGAGCGCCCGGCCGGCCTCGCCACCGACGAGGCGAAGCTGTCCACGCACCGCGAGAGGGTGCTCGCCCCGGCCTGGTTCGGAGACCGGGGCGGGATCTGTCTGAACGGGCTGTCCGAGACGGTGTCGATGTTCAATCTCGGCGGCCCGCCCGGCGGCCGAGGAGCGGATGTTGGTCATCGGCTCGGCACCGTGGCCCGCTCGGCCAGCTCGATGAGCCGACGCCGGGGTGCCGCCTCGCCCAGCGCGAGCCACACCGCATCGGCGGGACTGCCGGTGCAGGCGGCGGCCGTCGCCACCGGCAGGGCGGTCCCTTCGAGTGCCCGGCGCAGCGCCGGCTCACGGCCTGGCTGGGCCAGCCAGAACAGCACCGGCCGGGCCGCACCCTCGGCCTCGGCGAGGTCGCGGTAGCCGTCCAGCTTGGCCGCGACCCGGGCGAGGGTGCCGGTGCCGGTGCCGGTGCCGGTGCCGGTGTCGTGCTCGACGAAGAACTCGACCCGGTCGCCTCCCTCCTCCCAGACCCCGTACGCGTCGGGGCGGGCGAAGTCCCCCCACTCCGCCGCGCACCGCCGCTCGGACCACCACGTTCCCACCGCCGCGTCGGGCCGTGAGCGTGCCGCGGCGTGGAGCGCGCAGAAGAAGCCGTTCACCCCGAGGGTGTGGGCGGTTCGCTGCCCGGCCGCGAGCGCCACCACCCGGTCGCGCAACACCGAGGCCCGCGGCGGATCCACCCCGCGTTCGGCTGCGACCAGGCCAGCGCCGAGCGGCCCCAACGTGTAGCGCCAGGACTCCGAACCCACCGGGCAGATGGAGCGGAACCGATCGAGTACCCCGAGGCGCCACAGGGCGACGAGGCGGTGCTGGGCCGAGACGAGGCTCGTGAAGCAGAGGTCGCACACCTGCTCGGTGGTGAGGATCCGGTGCTCCCACAGCACCCGGCAGATGAGGCGGTCGCGGTCGGTCAACCGGCCGAGCACGTCGAGTGCCGGCACGGCGCCCCGCCGGAGAGGGGAAGAACCAGTCATGACATGCTCCACGAGTCGGGGTCCTTCGACGCCGGGGTGGGAGCGGCCCGGTGCCGGTGGTTCTGCACCTCCGACCCCGGCGTCTCAAGGACGGCAGACGAGACGCCACCAGGCACGCCGGTCGAGACGCCGGGGGAGCCGCCGCCGTCACTTCGGCGGTGCTGGCGTCGACGCACGAGCAGCTCGTGTCGACGCTCGTCTCGGGTGCGCCCGGCGTTGGCTCGGGCCGCCGTCTGGGCTTCACCCGCCCGACCGGGGACAGCACGGACCATTGGCCGGGTCCGAAGCGTGAACGCGTGCAGGTCCTGGCCACCGACCACCAGGCGGCAGGCGACCTGGTAGGCGCCGAGGTGGCTGAGGTCGTACGCGCTCACGTAGGGCTCGGTGTGGCGGGCGAGCACCCGGGCATCTTCGGGCGAGACGTTGAAGTACACCTTGTTGCGGGCGTTCGCCGACGCGGCCTCGGCAAGGTCGCGGGGCAGCTGGCCGAGGTGCTGGTGGGCCAAGGTGAGCGACAGGTGGTAGCCGCGGGCCTCGGCCAGCACGTCGTCGAGCGCGCCGGGGAGGGCCAAGAAGTTGTGCGCCTCGTCGACATAGAGCGACGCGTCGCGCCGGACCGGCCGCCCGGCACGGGCCGTCGCCGCCTGCCACACCCGGGCGACCAGCAGCGAGCCCACCAGCCGGGCCGTGTCCTCGCCCAAGAGGCCCTTGGGAAGCCGGGCGAGGAGCACGCCGCCCTCGAGGACGTCGGCCATAGAGAAGCTGGAGGTGGCCGAGCCGAGCAGGTCCCGGGCGAAGCTCCGGGCGAGCACGGCCCGCAGCTTGTTCATGACCGGGCCGATCACCTGGGCCTGGCCGGCAGGCGACAGGGCGTCGTAGCCGTTCCAGAACCCTTTCAGCCCCGATCGCTCCGACAGCCCGGCCACGAGCGGCGCCCGGAAGCGCCGGTCGGTGAGCAGCACCGGAACGTCGGCCAGGGTCGCGCCGGGGAGCCGGCGCAGGGTGGCACACGCCGAGCGCAGCACGTCGTCGGTCCTCGGCCCCCAGTAGGCGGCGAAGATCCGGGCGAACACCGACACCACGTGGTCGACCGCCACCTCAGCCGGCTCGCCCGAAAGGACGTTCAAGGCAGGCGGCGCCTCGGTCTCCTCGGGGTCGATCAACACCAGTCGCTCAAGGGCACGCTTGGGGATCCGGGCGAGCAGGTCGACGACGAGGTCGCCCTTCGGGTCGATGACGACCACGCCACGACCGGCTGCCATGTCGGCAAGTGCCAGGTTGGCGAGAAGCGTCGACTTGCCCGATCCGGTCGCACCAATGACGTGGGTGTGGAAGCGGCCGTCTTCGACCCCGAGGGCGACGGCACGCCGGGGGCCGATCTCGGTGACCCCGAGCACCCGGAACCCGGCTCCATCACCGGCGATCTCAGAAGTACGCATCGTCGTCCTCCCATCCCGAGCTGTCCTGACGCCATGGACCCGCCAGCACGCCCGGCGGCGGGGCGACCGCGGCGGAGCGGGTACCGGCGGGGCGGACTAGGACCTGGACCAATCCCTGCTCGTCACGGTCCCAGGAGTCGAGGGCGCCGATCACGGTGCGAAGCGGGTCGACGACATGGTCGGTGCCGAGTGGGAGCCAGGCCGGCGCCGCGAGGCGCAGCTCACCGCAGGAGGTGAGCGGACCGGCGAGGTTCGGGCGGTGGGCGTCGCGGACCTGGCACTGTGCGCCCGGCCACGCCGAGGAGACGCCCCGGGCGACGGCGTGCGCCGAGATGTCCGCGGACACCCAGAGCCGCAGGCCGATGCCGTCACCGGATCCCTCCATCTCGAAGGCGACGTGGCCGACGGGGCGAAGCAGGTGGCGCTTGGCGGCCAGCACCGGGTGGAGGTTCCGCCAGAGGGCGAGCGCACCCTTTGCCTCGACGACAGCCGGCATCGCCACCTCGACGAGCTGGCCACCAGGCGGTGGCCCGAGACGGCCAAGCACTCGGACGACCACCCAGGTGGTCGCCAGCGCCAGGACGGCGATCACCACTGGCACGGCGATGGGCAGGACCTGGCTGGCGAAGTGGGCGAGATGGTGGCCGAGGTCTTTCCACCAGGCGTCGGGGTGGGCGAGGAAGTGGGCGAGCGGACCGTGGGGCAGGCTCGGGGACGGTGCGGGGGCAGCAGGTGGCAACGGGATCCTCCTGTGATCGATAGCTGTCTGTGGGAGGACCCGGCCGGAACCGAAAACCTCCATATAAGAACAGGGGGGTCTTCGCGCAAACACCGAGAAGGCGTCCGGATTCGATACAGAATAAGCTGCTACGCTGGGAGAACGAGAAGCGCCTATTTGTCGAGATCTGGGGCTGCCGACGAGTTCGAGCGGGAGGGTCGCGCCATCGAGGCGGCCCTCGCGCGGGGCCAGGCCGCCCGGCTCGCACCGCATCGGGCCGCGCTCATCGAG
The genomic region above belongs to Acidimicrobiales bacterium and contains:
- a CDS encoding recombinase family protein, translating into MTTPAGESPRYAWYGRVSTEDEQDPTLSFPRQLQNAERQVDEAGGRIVAHYYDIESGTRSYAARGSGGLAGFDIAIPRDGGLKELLADAGRRPGRFDRVIVESISRLSRNSSVAFRVEDELRQAGVRLCAADEPLEESFGTIVLRHVNIGIARGYHHELMVKSRQGQETSTRQGWHTGGVALYGYRFVTHDHPNPHKASRGINKRTLELDPVRAPVVRAIYDWYLGGGMGLLQIRDRLNADPDRYPPPVPVDPTTARGAWSRSSVWEVLRNPKYTGYQVWNRRARKKGHNRTNPPEAWIWSEEPAHPAIVSREEHEAVHARARANERSRQGVPATTARATAKTNYLYRGLLRCGICGLRMWGNHRRNTTYYSCQPSHQRSKDIPAGHPPHVYLNEQRLNDALLPFLATALFGPERTDYWRHALDAAAEPERTTPAKERAREIEAEIADLERRIGRQLVNLEADDVTPALRRRVAQRVDELETTIAERRERLVALARASATEAPTLADVAPLLDRLPILATALDAAPQGVLRALFDALQLDIVYQPADGALDVAVTLYDLGNETAQTAAPRSAEDWLGEKGRGSKPAPEPPRTDRPPETGEAPERRAEGLGAGAKPQVSGIV
- a CDS encoding replication-relaxation family protein, translating into MTGSSPLRRGAVPALDVLGRLTDRDRLICRVLWEHRILTTEQVCDLCFTSLVSAQHRLVALWRLGVLDRFRSICPVGSESWRYTLGPLGAGLVAAERGVDPPRASVLRDRVVALAAGQRTAHTLGVNGFFCALHAAARSRPDAAVGTWWSERRCAAEWGDFARPDAYGVWEEGGDRVEFFVEHDTGTGTGTGTGTLARVAAKLDGYRDLAEAEGAARPVLFWLAQPGREPALRRALEGTALPVATAAACTGSPADAVWLALGEAAPRRRLIELAERATVPSR